The uncultured Ilyobacter sp. nucleotide sequence AAAAGCAATTAAGGAGGTGGATTATTTTAATAAAAGTGAAAAGCATCATTTTAAAAAAAAGTATAAGCATATCTGAATTATCTGAGAGAACATCACTAGACTATAAATCTCTTCATAATATAATCTCA carries:
- a CDS encoding helix-turn-helix transcriptional regulator, which gives rise to MKSIILKKSISISELSERTSLDYKSLHNIISNKTKGAKFSTLDKIAKALDISIDELFDREDY